A genome region from Tursiops truncatus isolate mTurTru1 chromosome 15, mTurTru1.mat.Y, whole genome shotgun sequence includes the following:
- the NELFCD gene encoding negative elongation factor C/D isoform X8, translating to MAGAAPGAIMDEDYFGSAAEWGDEADGGQQEDDYGEGEDDAEVQQECLHKFSTRDYIMEPSIFNTLKRYFQAGGSPENVIQLLSENYTAVAQTVNLLAEWLIQTGVEPVQVQETVENHLKSLLIKHFDPRKADSIFTEEGETPAWLEQMIAHTTWRDLFYKLAEAHPDCLMLNFTVKLISDAGYQGEITSVSTACQQLEVFSRVLRTSLATILDGGEENLEKNLPEFAKMVCHGEHTYLFAQALMSVLAQEEQGGSAVRRAAQEVQRFAQERGHDASQITLALGTAASYPRACQALGAMLSKGALNPADITVLFKMFTSMDPPPVELIRVPAFLDLFMQSLFKPGARINQDHKHKYIHILAYAASVVETWKKNKRVSINKDELKSTSKAVETVHNLCCNENKGASELVAELSTLYQCIRFPVVAMGVLKWVDWTVSEPRYFQLQTDHTPVHLALLDEISTCHQLLHPQVLQLLVKLFETEHSQLDVMEQLELKKTLLDRMVHLLSRGYVLPVVSYIRKCLEKLDTDISLIRHFVTEVLDVIAPPYTSDFVQLFLPILENDSIAGTIKTEGEHDPVTEFIAHCKSNFILVN from the exons ATGGCGGGGGCCGCGCCGGGCGCCATCATGGACGAGGACTACTTCGGGAGCGCGGCCGAGTGGGGCGACGAGGCGGACGGCGGCCAG CAGGAGGATGATTATGGAGAGGGAGAAGATGATGCCGAGGTCCAGCAAGAATGCCTACATAAATTTTCTACCCGGGATTATATAATGGAACCCTCCATCTTTAACACTCTAAAGAG gtattttcagGCGGGAGGGTCTCCAGAGAACGTTATCCAGCTCTTGTCAGAGAACTACACTGCTGTGGCCCAGACCGTCAACCTGCTGGCCGAGTGGCTCATTCAGACAG GTGTTGAACCAGTGCAGGTTCAGGAAACTGTGGAAAATCATCTGAAGAGTTTACTGATCAAACATTTCGACCCCCGCAAAGCAGATTCTATCTTTACTGAAGAAGGAGAG ACCCCCGCTTGGCTTGAACAAATGATCGCACACACCACGTGGAGAGACCTTTTCTACAAACTGGCTGAAGCCCACCCAGACTGCTTGATGCTCAACTTCACTGTTAAG CTTATCTCCGACGCAGGGTACCAAGGGGAGATCACCAGCGTGTCCACGGCCTGCCAGCAGCTGGAGGTGTTTTCTAGAGTGCTTCGTACCTCTCTAGCTACGATTTTGGACGGAGGCGAAGAAAACCTCGAAAAAAATCTCCCCGAGTTTGCT AAGATGGTGTGTCACGGGGAGCACACGTATCTGTTCGCCCAGGCCCTGATGTCCGTGCTGGCCCAGGAGGAGCAGGGGGGCTCGGCCGTGCGCAGGGCCGCACAGGAGGTCCAGCGCTTCGCCCAGGAGAG AGGCCATGACGCCAGTCAGATCACGCTCGCACTGGGCACAGCTGCCTCCTACCCCCGGGCGTGTCAGGCCCTTGGGGCTATGTTGTCCAAGGGAGCCCTGAATCCGGCCGACATCACAGTCCTGTTCAAGATGTTTACAAGCATGGACCCGCCTCCTGTTGAACTC ATCCGGGTGCCAGCCTTCCTGGACCTGTTCATGCAGTCACTCTTTAAACCAGGGGCCAGGATCAACCAGGACCACAAGCATAAGTACATCCACATCTTAGCATATGCAGCGAGCGTGGTGGAGACCTGGAAGAAG AACAAGCGAGTCAGCATCAATAAAGACGAGCTGAAGTCAACATCGAAAGCTGTTGAGACTGTTCACAACTTGTGTTGCAATGAGAACAAAGGGGCGTCTGAGCTTGTGGCCGAGCTGAGCACCCTCTACCAGTGTATCAG GTTTCCAGTGGTGGCCATGGGTGTGCTGAAGTGGGTGGACTGGACTGTGTCAGAGCCGAGGTACTTCCAGCTGCAGACGGACCACACCCCGGTGCACCTGGCACTGCTGGACGAG ATCAGCACCTGCCACCAGCTCCTCCACCCGCAGGTCCTGCAGCTGCTGGTGAAGCTCTTCGAGACAGAGCATTCCCAGCTGGACGTGATGGAGCAG CTCGAGTTGAAGAAGACCCTCCTGGACAGGATGGTGCACCTGCTGAGCCGGGGCTACGTGCTCCCCGTGGTCAGTTACATCCGCAAGTGTCTGGAGAAGCTGGACACCGACATCTCCCTCATTCGCCACTTTGTGACTGAG
- the NELFCD gene encoding negative elongation factor C/D isoform X6, translating to MFETQLPGLLPWGLGGVGLERSLGTCLLTRVKQEDDYGEGEDDAEVQQECLHKFSTRDYIMEPSIFNTLKRYFQAGGSPENVIQLLSENYTAVAQTVNLLAEWLIQTGVEPVQVQETVENHLKSLLIKHFDPRKADSIFTEEGETPAWLEQMIAHTTWRDLFYKLAEAHPDCLMLNFTVKLISDAGYQGEITSVSTACQQLEVFSRVLRTSLATILDGGEENLEKNLPEFAKMVCHGEHTYLFAQALMSVLAQEEQGGSAVRRAAQEVQRFAQERGHDASQITLALGTAASYPRACQALGAMLSKGALNPADITVLFKMFTSMDPPPVELIRVPAFLDLFMQSLFKPGARINQDHKHKYIHILAYAASVVETWKKNKRVSINKDELKSTSKAVETVHNLCCNENKGASELVAELSTLYQCIRFPVVAMGVLKWVDWTVSEPRYFQLQTDHTPVHLALLDEVLQLLVKLFETEHSQLDVMEQVSGQPEGWAAQREGGPFLSLVAPPVQLELKKTLLDRMVHLLSRGYVLPVVSYIRKCLEKLDTDISLIRHFVTEVLDVIAPPYTSDFVQLFLPILENDSIAGTIKTEGEHDPVTEFIAHCKSNFILVN from the exons ATGTTTGAAACCCAGCTTCCCGGGCTCCtcccctggggcctgggaggagtTGGTCTGGAGCGGAGCCTAGGAACCTGCCTTTTAACAAGAGTCAAG CAGGAGGATGATTATGGAGAGGGAGAAGATGATGCCGAGGTCCAGCAAGAATGCCTACATAAATTTTCTACCCGGGATTATATAATGGAACCCTCCATCTTTAACACTCTAAAGAG gtattttcagGCGGGAGGGTCTCCAGAGAACGTTATCCAGCTCTTGTCAGAGAACTACACTGCTGTGGCCCAGACCGTCAACCTGCTGGCCGAGTGGCTCATTCAGACAG GTGTTGAACCAGTGCAGGTTCAGGAAACTGTGGAAAATCATCTGAAGAGTTTACTGATCAAACATTTCGACCCCCGCAAAGCAGATTCTATCTTTACTGAAGAAGGAGAG ACCCCCGCTTGGCTTGAACAAATGATCGCACACACCACGTGGAGAGACCTTTTCTACAAACTGGCTGAAGCCCACCCAGACTGCTTGATGCTCAACTTCACTGTTAAG CTTATCTCCGACGCAGGGTACCAAGGGGAGATCACCAGCGTGTCCACGGCCTGCCAGCAGCTGGAGGTGTTTTCTAGAGTGCTTCGTACCTCTCTAGCTACGATTTTGGACGGAGGCGAAGAAAACCTCGAAAAAAATCTCCCCGAGTTTGCT AAGATGGTGTGTCACGGGGAGCACACGTATCTGTTCGCCCAGGCCCTGATGTCCGTGCTGGCCCAGGAGGAGCAGGGGGGCTCGGCCGTGCGCAGGGCCGCACAGGAGGTCCAGCGCTTCGCCCAGGAGAG AGGCCATGACGCCAGTCAGATCACGCTCGCACTGGGCACAGCTGCCTCCTACCCCCGGGCGTGTCAGGCCCTTGGGGCTATGTTGTCCAAGGGAGCCCTGAATCCGGCCGACATCACAGTCCTGTTCAAGATGTTTACAAGCATGGACCCGCCTCCTGTTGAACTC ATCCGGGTGCCAGCCTTCCTGGACCTGTTCATGCAGTCACTCTTTAAACCAGGGGCCAGGATCAACCAGGACCACAAGCATAAGTACATCCACATCTTAGCATATGCAGCGAGCGTGGTGGAGACCTGGAAGAAG AACAAGCGAGTCAGCATCAATAAAGACGAGCTGAAGTCAACATCGAAAGCTGTTGAGACTGTTCACAACTTGTGTTGCAATGAGAACAAAGGGGCGTCTGAGCTTGTGGCCGAGCTGAGCACCCTCTACCAGTGTATCAG GTTTCCAGTGGTGGCCATGGGTGTGCTGAAGTGGGTGGACTGGACTGTGTCAGAGCCGAGGTACTTCCAGCTGCAGACGGACCACACCCCGGTGCACCTGGCACTGCTGGACGAG GTCCTGCAGCTGCTGGTGAAGCTCTTCGAGACAGAGCATTCCCAGCTGGACGTGATGGAGCAGGTGAGCGGGCAGCCCGAGGGCTGGGCTGCACAGCGGGAAGGCGGCCCCTTTCTCAGCCTTGTCGCCCCACCCGTGCAGCTCGAGTTGAAGAAGACCCTCCTGGACAGGATGGTGCACCTGCTGAGCCGGGGCTACGTGCTCCCCGTGGTCAGTTACATCCGCAAGTGTCTGGAGAAGCTGGACACCGACATCTCCCTCATTCGCCACTTTGTGACTGAG
- the NELFCD gene encoding negative elongation factor C/D isoform X3 — MFETQLPGLLPWGLGGVGLERSLGTCLLTRVKQEDDYGEGEDDAEVQQECLHKFSTRDYIMEPSIFNTLKRYFQAGGSPENVIQLLSENYTAVAQTVNLLAEWLIQTGVEPVQVQETVENHLKSLLIKHFDPRKADSIFTEEGETPAWLEQMIAHTTWRDLFYKLAEAHPDCLMLNFTVKLISDAGYQGEITSVSTACQQLEVFSRVLRTSLATILDGGEENLEKNLPEFAMVCHGEHTYLFAQALMSVLAQEEQGGSAVRRAAQEVQRFAQERGHDASQITLALGTAASYPRACQALGAMLSKGALNPADITVLFKMFTSMDPPPVELIRVPAFLDLFMQSLFKPGARINQDHKHKYIHILAYAASVVETWKKNKRVSINKDELKSTSKAVETVHNLCCNENKGASELVAELSTLYQCIRFPVVAMGVLKWVDWTVSEPRYFQLQTDHTPVHLALLDEISTCHQLLHPQVLQLLVKLFETEHSQLDVMEQVSGQPEGWAAQREGGPFLSLVAPPVQLELKKTLLDRMVHLLSRGYVLPVVSYIRKCLEKLDTDISLIRHFVTEVLDVIAPPYTSDFVQLFLPILENDSIAGTIKTEGEHDPVTEFIAHCKSNFILVN; from the exons ATGTTTGAAACCCAGCTTCCCGGGCTCCtcccctggggcctgggaggagtTGGTCTGGAGCGGAGCCTAGGAACCTGCCTTTTAACAAGAGTCAAG CAGGAGGATGATTATGGAGAGGGAGAAGATGATGCCGAGGTCCAGCAAGAATGCCTACATAAATTTTCTACCCGGGATTATATAATGGAACCCTCCATCTTTAACACTCTAAAGAG gtattttcagGCGGGAGGGTCTCCAGAGAACGTTATCCAGCTCTTGTCAGAGAACTACACTGCTGTGGCCCAGACCGTCAACCTGCTGGCCGAGTGGCTCATTCAGACAG GTGTTGAACCAGTGCAGGTTCAGGAAACTGTGGAAAATCATCTGAAGAGTTTACTGATCAAACATTTCGACCCCCGCAAAGCAGATTCTATCTTTACTGAAGAAGGAGAG ACCCCCGCTTGGCTTGAACAAATGATCGCACACACCACGTGGAGAGACCTTTTCTACAAACTGGCTGAAGCCCACCCAGACTGCTTGATGCTCAACTTCACTGTTAAG CTTATCTCCGACGCAGGGTACCAAGGGGAGATCACCAGCGTGTCCACGGCCTGCCAGCAGCTGGAGGTGTTTTCTAGAGTGCTTCGTACCTCTCTAGCTACGATTTTGGACGGAGGCGAAGAAAACCTCGAAAAAAATCTCCCCGAGTTTGCT ATGGTGTGTCACGGGGAGCACACGTATCTGTTCGCCCAGGCCCTGATGTCCGTGCTGGCCCAGGAGGAGCAGGGGGGCTCGGCCGTGCGCAGGGCCGCACAGGAGGTCCAGCGCTTCGCCCAGGAGAG AGGCCATGACGCCAGTCAGATCACGCTCGCACTGGGCACAGCTGCCTCCTACCCCCGGGCGTGTCAGGCCCTTGGGGCTATGTTGTCCAAGGGAGCCCTGAATCCGGCCGACATCACAGTCCTGTTCAAGATGTTTACAAGCATGGACCCGCCTCCTGTTGAACTC ATCCGGGTGCCAGCCTTCCTGGACCTGTTCATGCAGTCACTCTTTAAACCAGGGGCCAGGATCAACCAGGACCACAAGCATAAGTACATCCACATCTTAGCATATGCAGCGAGCGTGGTGGAGACCTGGAAGAAG AACAAGCGAGTCAGCATCAATAAAGACGAGCTGAAGTCAACATCGAAAGCTGTTGAGACTGTTCACAACTTGTGTTGCAATGAGAACAAAGGGGCGTCTGAGCTTGTGGCCGAGCTGAGCACCCTCTACCAGTGTATCAG GTTTCCAGTGGTGGCCATGGGTGTGCTGAAGTGGGTGGACTGGACTGTGTCAGAGCCGAGGTACTTCCAGCTGCAGACGGACCACACCCCGGTGCACCTGGCACTGCTGGACGAG ATCAGCACCTGCCACCAGCTCCTCCACCCGCAGGTCCTGCAGCTGCTGGTGAAGCTCTTCGAGACAGAGCATTCCCAGCTGGACGTGATGGAGCAGGTGAGCGGGCAGCCCGAGGGCTGGGCTGCACAGCGGGAAGGCGGCCCCTTTCTCAGCCTTGTCGCCCCACCCGTGCAGCTCGAGTTGAAGAAGACCCTCCTGGACAGGATGGTGCACCTGCTGAGCCGGGGCTACGTGCTCCCCGTGGTCAGTTACATCCGCAAGTGTCTGGAGAAGCTGGACACCGACATCTCCCTCATTCGCCACTTTGTGACTGAG
- the NELFCD gene encoding negative elongation factor C/D isoform X5, which yields MDEDYFGSAAEWGDEADGGQEDDYGEGEDDAEVQQECLHKFSTRDYIMEPSIFNTLKRYFQAGGSPENVIQLLSENYTAVAQTVNLLAEWLIQTGVEPVQVQETVENHLKSLLIKHFDPRKADSIFTEEGETPAWLEQMIAHTTWRDLFYKLAEAHPDCLMLNFTVKLISDAGYQGEITSVSTACQQLEVFSRVLRTSLATILDGGEENLEKNLPEFAKMVCHGEHTYLFAQALMSVLAQEEQGGSAVRRAAQEVQRFAQERGHDASQITLALGTAASYPRACQALGAMLSKGALNPADITVLFKMFTSMDPPPVELIRVPAFLDLFMQSLFKPGARINQDHKHKYIHILAYAASVVETWKKNKRVSINKDELKSTSKAVETVHNLCCNENKGASELVAELSTLYQCIRFPVVAMGVLKWVDWTVSEPRYFQLQTDHTPVHLALLDEISTCHQLLHPQVLQLLVKLFETEHSQLDVMEQVSGQPEGWAAQREGGPFLSLVAPPVQLELKKTLLDRMVHLLSRGYVLPVVSYIRKCLEKLDTDISLIRHFVTEVLDVIAPPYTSDFVQLFLPILENDSIAGTIKTEGEHDPVTEFIAHCKSNFILVN from the exons ATGGACGAGGACTACTTCGGGAGCGCGGCCGAGTGGGGCGACGAGGCGGACGGCGGCCAG GAGGATGATTATGGAGAGGGAGAAGATGATGCCGAGGTCCAGCAAGAATGCCTACATAAATTTTCTACCCGGGATTATATAATGGAACCCTCCATCTTTAACACTCTAAAGAG gtattttcagGCGGGAGGGTCTCCAGAGAACGTTATCCAGCTCTTGTCAGAGAACTACACTGCTGTGGCCCAGACCGTCAACCTGCTGGCCGAGTGGCTCATTCAGACAG GTGTTGAACCAGTGCAGGTTCAGGAAACTGTGGAAAATCATCTGAAGAGTTTACTGATCAAACATTTCGACCCCCGCAAAGCAGATTCTATCTTTACTGAAGAAGGAGAG ACCCCCGCTTGGCTTGAACAAATGATCGCACACACCACGTGGAGAGACCTTTTCTACAAACTGGCTGAAGCCCACCCAGACTGCTTGATGCTCAACTTCACTGTTAAG CTTATCTCCGACGCAGGGTACCAAGGGGAGATCACCAGCGTGTCCACGGCCTGCCAGCAGCTGGAGGTGTTTTCTAGAGTGCTTCGTACCTCTCTAGCTACGATTTTGGACGGAGGCGAAGAAAACCTCGAAAAAAATCTCCCCGAGTTTGCT AAGATGGTGTGTCACGGGGAGCACACGTATCTGTTCGCCCAGGCCCTGATGTCCGTGCTGGCCCAGGAGGAGCAGGGGGGCTCGGCCGTGCGCAGGGCCGCACAGGAGGTCCAGCGCTTCGCCCAGGAGAG AGGCCATGACGCCAGTCAGATCACGCTCGCACTGGGCACAGCTGCCTCCTACCCCCGGGCGTGTCAGGCCCTTGGGGCTATGTTGTCCAAGGGAGCCCTGAATCCGGCCGACATCACAGTCCTGTTCAAGATGTTTACAAGCATGGACCCGCCTCCTGTTGAACTC ATCCGGGTGCCAGCCTTCCTGGACCTGTTCATGCAGTCACTCTTTAAACCAGGGGCCAGGATCAACCAGGACCACAAGCATAAGTACATCCACATCTTAGCATATGCAGCGAGCGTGGTGGAGACCTGGAAGAAG AACAAGCGAGTCAGCATCAATAAAGACGAGCTGAAGTCAACATCGAAAGCTGTTGAGACTGTTCACAACTTGTGTTGCAATGAGAACAAAGGGGCGTCTGAGCTTGTGGCCGAGCTGAGCACCCTCTACCAGTGTATCAG GTTTCCAGTGGTGGCCATGGGTGTGCTGAAGTGGGTGGACTGGACTGTGTCAGAGCCGAGGTACTTCCAGCTGCAGACGGACCACACCCCGGTGCACCTGGCACTGCTGGACGAG ATCAGCACCTGCCACCAGCTCCTCCACCCGCAGGTCCTGCAGCTGCTGGTGAAGCTCTTCGAGACAGAGCATTCCCAGCTGGACGTGATGGAGCAGGTGAGCGGGCAGCCCGAGGGCTGGGCTGCACAGCGGGAAGGCGGCCCCTTTCTCAGCCTTGTCGCCCCACCCGTGCAGCTCGAGTTGAAGAAGACCCTCCTGGACAGGATGGTGCACCTGCTGAGCCGGGGCTACGTGCTCCCCGTGGTCAGTTACATCCGCAAGTGTCTGGAGAAGCTGGACACCGACATCTCCCTCATTCGCCACTTTGTGACTGAG
- the NELFCD gene encoding negative elongation factor C/D isoform X4, with product MAGAAPGAIMDEDYFGSAAEWGDEADGGQQEDDYGEGEDDAEVQQECLHKFSTRDYIMEPSIFNTLKRYFQAGGSPENVIQLLSENYTAVAQTVNLLAEWLIQTGVEPVQVQETVENHLKSLLIKHFDPRKADSIFTEEGETPAWLEQMIAHTTWRDLFYKLAEAHPDCLMLNFTVKLISDAGYQGEITSVSTACQQLEVFSRVLRTSLATILDGGEENLEKNLPEFAKMVCHGEHTYLFAQALMSVLAQEEQGGSAVRRAAQEVQRFAQERGHDASQITLALGTAASYPRACQALGAMLSKGALNPADITVLFKMFTSMDPPPVELIRVPAFLDLFMQSLFKPGARINQDHKHKYIHILAYAASVVETWKKNKRVSINKDELKSTSKAVETVHNLCCNENKGASELVAELSTLYQCIRFPVVAMGVLKWVDWTVSEPRYFQLQTDHTPVHLALLDEISTCHQLLHPQVLQLLVKLFETEHSQLDVMEQVSGQPEGWAAQREGGPFLSLVAPPVQLELKKTLLDRMVHLLSRGYVLPVVSYIRKCLEKLDTDISLIRHFVTEVLDVIAPPYTSDFVQLFLPILENDSIAGTIKTEGEHDPVTEFIAHCKSNFILVN from the exons ATGGCGGGGGCCGCGCCGGGCGCCATCATGGACGAGGACTACTTCGGGAGCGCGGCCGAGTGGGGCGACGAGGCGGACGGCGGCCAG CAGGAGGATGATTATGGAGAGGGAGAAGATGATGCCGAGGTCCAGCAAGAATGCCTACATAAATTTTCTACCCGGGATTATATAATGGAACCCTCCATCTTTAACACTCTAAAGAG gtattttcagGCGGGAGGGTCTCCAGAGAACGTTATCCAGCTCTTGTCAGAGAACTACACTGCTGTGGCCCAGACCGTCAACCTGCTGGCCGAGTGGCTCATTCAGACAG GTGTTGAACCAGTGCAGGTTCAGGAAACTGTGGAAAATCATCTGAAGAGTTTACTGATCAAACATTTCGACCCCCGCAAAGCAGATTCTATCTTTACTGAAGAAGGAGAG ACCCCCGCTTGGCTTGAACAAATGATCGCACACACCACGTGGAGAGACCTTTTCTACAAACTGGCTGAAGCCCACCCAGACTGCTTGATGCTCAACTTCACTGTTAAG CTTATCTCCGACGCAGGGTACCAAGGGGAGATCACCAGCGTGTCCACGGCCTGCCAGCAGCTGGAGGTGTTTTCTAGAGTGCTTCGTACCTCTCTAGCTACGATTTTGGACGGAGGCGAAGAAAACCTCGAAAAAAATCTCCCCGAGTTTGCT AAGATGGTGTGTCACGGGGAGCACACGTATCTGTTCGCCCAGGCCCTGATGTCCGTGCTGGCCCAGGAGGAGCAGGGGGGCTCGGCCGTGCGCAGGGCCGCACAGGAGGTCCAGCGCTTCGCCCAGGAGAG AGGCCATGACGCCAGTCAGATCACGCTCGCACTGGGCACAGCTGCCTCCTACCCCCGGGCGTGTCAGGCCCTTGGGGCTATGTTGTCCAAGGGAGCCCTGAATCCGGCCGACATCACAGTCCTGTTCAAGATGTTTACAAGCATGGACCCGCCTCCTGTTGAACTC ATCCGGGTGCCAGCCTTCCTGGACCTGTTCATGCAGTCACTCTTTAAACCAGGGGCCAGGATCAACCAGGACCACAAGCATAAGTACATCCACATCTTAGCATATGCAGCGAGCGTGGTGGAGACCTGGAAGAAG AACAAGCGAGTCAGCATCAATAAAGACGAGCTGAAGTCAACATCGAAAGCTGTTGAGACTGTTCACAACTTGTGTTGCAATGAGAACAAAGGGGCGTCTGAGCTTGTGGCCGAGCTGAGCACCCTCTACCAGTGTATCAG GTTTCCAGTGGTGGCCATGGGTGTGCTGAAGTGGGTGGACTGGACTGTGTCAGAGCCGAGGTACTTCCAGCTGCAGACGGACCACACCCCGGTGCACCTGGCACTGCTGGACGAG ATCAGCACCTGCCACCAGCTCCTCCACCCGCAGGTCCTGCAGCTGCTGGTGAAGCTCTTCGAGACAGAGCATTCCCAGCTGGACGTGATGGAGCAGGTGAGCGGGCAGCCCGAGGGCTGGGCTGCACAGCGGGAAGGCGGCCCCTTTCTCAGCCTTGTCGCCCCACCCGTGCAGCTCGAGTTGAAGAAGACCCTCCTGGACAGGATGGTGCACCTGCTGAGCCGGGGCTACGTGCTCCCCGTGGTCAGTTACATCCGCAAGTGTCTGGAGAAGCTGGACACCGACATCTCCCTCATTCGCCACTTTGTGACTGAG
- the NELFCD gene encoding negative elongation factor C/D isoform X9, whose translation MFETQLPGLLPWGLGGVGLERSLGTCLLTRVKQEDDYGEGEDDAEVQQECLHKFSTRDYIMEPSIFNTLKRYFQAGGSPENVIQLLSENYTAVAQTVNLLAEWLIQTGVEPVQVQETVENHLKSLLIKHFDPRKADSIFTEEGETPAWLEQMIAHTTWRDLFYKLAEAHPDCLMLNFTVKLISDAGYQGEITSVSTACQQLEVFSRVLRTSLATILDGGEENLEKNLPEFAKMVCHGEHTYLFAQALMSVLAQEEQGGSAVRRAAQEVQRFAQERGHDASQITLALGTAASYPRACQALGAMLSKGALNPADITVLFKMFTSMDPPPVELIRVPAFLDLFMQSLFKPGARINQDHKHKYIHILAYAASVVETWKKNKRVSINKDELKSTSKAVETVHNLCCNENKGASELVAELSTLYQCIRFPVVAMGVLKWVDWTVSEPRYFQLQTDHTPVHLALLDEVLQLLVKLFETEHSQLDVMEQLELKKTLLDRMVHLLSRGYVLPVVSYIRKCLEKLDTDISLIRHFVTEVLDVIAPPYTSDFVQLFLPILENDSIAGTIKTEGEHDPVTEFIAHCKSNFILVN comes from the exons ATGTTTGAAACCCAGCTTCCCGGGCTCCtcccctggggcctgggaggagtTGGTCTGGAGCGGAGCCTAGGAACCTGCCTTTTAACAAGAGTCAAG CAGGAGGATGATTATGGAGAGGGAGAAGATGATGCCGAGGTCCAGCAAGAATGCCTACATAAATTTTCTACCCGGGATTATATAATGGAACCCTCCATCTTTAACACTCTAAAGAG gtattttcagGCGGGAGGGTCTCCAGAGAACGTTATCCAGCTCTTGTCAGAGAACTACACTGCTGTGGCCCAGACCGTCAACCTGCTGGCCGAGTGGCTCATTCAGACAG GTGTTGAACCAGTGCAGGTTCAGGAAACTGTGGAAAATCATCTGAAGAGTTTACTGATCAAACATTTCGACCCCCGCAAAGCAGATTCTATCTTTACTGAAGAAGGAGAG ACCCCCGCTTGGCTTGAACAAATGATCGCACACACCACGTGGAGAGACCTTTTCTACAAACTGGCTGAAGCCCACCCAGACTGCTTGATGCTCAACTTCACTGTTAAG CTTATCTCCGACGCAGGGTACCAAGGGGAGATCACCAGCGTGTCCACGGCCTGCCAGCAGCTGGAGGTGTTTTCTAGAGTGCTTCGTACCTCTCTAGCTACGATTTTGGACGGAGGCGAAGAAAACCTCGAAAAAAATCTCCCCGAGTTTGCT AAGATGGTGTGTCACGGGGAGCACACGTATCTGTTCGCCCAGGCCCTGATGTCCGTGCTGGCCCAGGAGGAGCAGGGGGGCTCGGCCGTGCGCAGGGCCGCACAGGAGGTCCAGCGCTTCGCCCAGGAGAG AGGCCATGACGCCAGTCAGATCACGCTCGCACTGGGCACAGCTGCCTCCTACCCCCGGGCGTGTCAGGCCCTTGGGGCTATGTTGTCCAAGGGAGCCCTGAATCCGGCCGACATCACAGTCCTGTTCAAGATGTTTACAAGCATGGACCCGCCTCCTGTTGAACTC ATCCGGGTGCCAGCCTTCCTGGACCTGTTCATGCAGTCACTCTTTAAACCAGGGGCCAGGATCAACCAGGACCACAAGCATAAGTACATCCACATCTTAGCATATGCAGCGAGCGTGGTGGAGACCTGGAAGAAG AACAAGCGAGTCAGCATCAATAAAGACGAGCTGAAGTCAACATCGAAAGCTGTTGAGACTGTTCACAACTTGTGTTGCAATGAGAACAAAGGGGCGTCTGAGCTTGTGGCCGAGCTGAGCACCCTCTACCAGTGTATCAG GTTTCCAGTGGTGGCCATGGGTGTGCTGAAGTGGGTGGACTGGACTGTGTCAGAGCCGAGGTACTTCCAGCTGCAGACGGACCACACCCCGGTGCACCTGGCACTGCTGGACGAG GTCCTGCAGCTGCTGGTGAAGCTCTTCGAGACAGAGCATTCCCAGCTGGACGTGATGGAGCAG CTCGAGTTGAAGAAGACCCTCCTGGACAGGATGGTGCACCTGCTGAGCCGGGGCTACGTGCTCCCCGTGGTCAGTTACATCCGCAAGTGTCTGGAGAAGCTGGACACCGACATCTCCCTCATTCGCCACTTTGTGACTGAG